The genomic DNA AAGGGGGGAGCGGACCATGGCGCTTCTCACCGAGGACGGAATCGAATCCGCGCTCAGGTCGTTGCCCGATTGGGAGCGCGCGGGAGATGCCTTGCGCCGCGCGATTCGATTCCCCGACTTCCTCGCTGGCATTCGGTTCGTGAATCGCGTGGCCGACATCGCGGAAGAG from Chloroflexota bacterium includes the following:
- a CDS encoding 4a-hydroxytetrahydrobiopterin dehydratase, encoding MALLTEDGIESALRSLPDWERAGDALRRAIRFPDFLAGIRFVNRVADIAEELDHHPDIDIRYRTVCFYLSSHDEGGLTERDIRLARRIDEALRGGEGHVG